From Primulina tabacum isolate GXHZ01 chromosome 2, ASM2559414v2, whole genome shotgun sequence, one genomic window encodes:
- the LOC142536069 gene encoding uncharacterized protein LOC142536069, whose translation MATFKLLVFHTRRRCFSHQPPPRHLSFLGRRFSSEPDPSPNQQPSPEVPNPNIRKPLPIQPISYPAKPAPPPPSETQSDSPPSHPQSSSRDTRSFVNPEIRSWTRDEMRYMKDAPVIAPVSYPSRVAPLPEDRIKVEEDEREAGNEELERERRRIDDERWNAMRRTGVLRSRVPEEENLPLPKLIKVEKNDSDSKKKSKVIYDLKDAIQLIKSSSRKTFDETLEAHVKMTPDLRRTDLKLSGFVRLPHGFGKTYRVAAFAEGAAAAEAREAGADVVGGPELVENIRTGELKVDFDKCVATPSMMEHVKKLSRNLKQLMPDAKKGTVTNDISRAVKDAKEQGIIFKKDKTAIVHAGLGKLSFTEDALRANIGAFVNALLLAKPAGLKKSSKYAGYVDSFHICSTMGGSYPISIQSLSMAADRYTRSQLQ comes from the exons ATGGCGACCTTCAAACTCCTAGTCTTCCATACTCGCCGCCGCTGCTTCTCCCATCAACCTCCACCTCGCCACCTATCTTTTCTCGGACGCCGCTTCTCATCCGAACCTGACCCATCTCCAAACCAACAACCCTCTCCCGAAGTTCCCAATCCCAACATTCGGAAACCTCTACCCATACAACCCATTTCCTACCCGGCCAAACCTGCACCTCCGCCACCTTCAGAAACCCAGTCAGATTCCCCTCCATCCCATCCCCAATCCTCATCACGGGATACCAGGAGCTTTGTTAACCCAGAGATCCGATCGTGGACCCGGGATGAAATGCGTTATATGAAGGATGCCCCCGTTATTGCCCCGGTATCGTACCCAAGTAGGGTTGCCCCGTTGCCAGAGGACAGGATAAAGGTGGAAGAAGACGAGAGGGAGGCGGGGAATGAGGAGTTGGAGAGGGAGAGACGGAGGATTGATGATGAGAGGTGGAATGCTATGAGAAGAACAGGAGTTTTGAGAAGTCGGGTGCCAGAGGAGGAGAATTTGCCGCTTCCTAAACTGATCAAGGTGGAGAAAAACGATAGTGACAGTAAGAAGAAAAGCAAGGTCATTTATGATCTGAAGGATGCGATTCAGCTCATCAAG TCTAGTTCGCGGAAGACGTTTGATGAAACTTTGGAAGCACATGTAAAAATGACCCCTGATTTGCGTCGAACTGATCTG AAGCTGAGTGGTTTTGTACGGCTCCCGCATGGTTTTGGAAAG ACATATCGAGTGGCTGCCTTTGCCGAAGGAGCTGCTGCAGCTGAGGCACGAGAGGCTGGGGCAGATGTTGTTGGTGGTCCAGAACTTGTGGAGAATATTCGAACTG GAGAACTCAAGGTAGATTTTGACAAATGTGTTGCTACACCATCCATGATGGAGCACGTGAAAAAG TTGTCAAGAAATCTGAAACAATTGATGCCAGATGCAAAG AAAGGTACTGTGACTAATGATATATCTCGGGCAGTCAAAGATGCAAAAGAGCAAGGTATTATTTTCAAGAAAGATAAAACTGCAATTGTACATGCAGGCCTGGGGAAG CTAAGTTTTACAGAGGATGCTTTACGGGCAAATATTGGCGCATTTGTGAATGCTCTTTTACTTGCAAAGCCTGCTGGTTTAAAAAAGA GTTCGAAGTATGCTGGTTATGTAGACTCTTTCCATATTTGCAGCACG aTGGGTGGATCGTACCCTAT